A window of the Nisaea acidiphila genome harbors these coding sequences:
- a CDS encoding asparaginase, whose protein sequence is MSKPKVAVIGTGGTIASIGKTPLDILDYGANKKMVGIEEILAMFPIVHEVADVVPVPYQAIPSPSVGFKEWRDLVLKIDELAKDPDLDGIVVTHGTASLEETAYALHLTVKADIPVVVVGSQRPSSALSTDAGFNLVNGIRTAGSPEAQGMGVMTLLNDEIQCAREVTKTSTYRMQTFRTPDFGCLGHADGDAVVFYRKPLRKHAPDTEFDIRKIDGMPRVDIAYAYTGSDGTACRAFLEAGAEGIVSAGFAPGFCGPGDEAILREAVEKGVVVVQSTRAGSGRTFMSTKIKECGFLIADNLNPQKARILLSLALTVTKDPAEIARIFQTY, encoded by the coding sequence ATGAGCAAGCCCAAGGTCGCGGTCATCGGCACCGGCGGAACCATTGCGTCGATCGGCAAGACCCCGCTCGACATCCTCGACTACGGCGCCAACAAGAAGATGGTCGGCATCGAGGAGATCCTCGCCATGTTCCCGATCGTGCACGAGGTCGCGGACGTTGTTCCCGTGCCATACCAGGCGATCCCGAGCCCGTCCGTCGGCTTCAAGGAATGGCGCGACCTGGTGCTGAAGATCGACGAGCTGGCCAAGGATCCGGATCTCGACGGTATCGTCGTCACCCACGGCACGGCCTCTCTCGAGGAGACCGCCTACGCGCTGCACCTGACCGTGAAGGCGGATATTCCGGTCGTCGTGGTCGGCTCCCAGCGGCCGTCGAGCGCGCTCTCGACCGATGCCGGCTTCAACCTTGTGAACGGCATCCGCACGGCAGGCTCTCCGGAGGCGCAGGGCATGGGCGTGATGACCCTGCTGAACGACGAAATCCAGTGCGCCCGCGAGGTCACCAAGACATCGACCTACCGCATGCAGACCTTCCGCACGCCCGATTTCGGCTGTCTCGGTCATGCGGACGGAGACGCGGTAGTGTTCTACCGCAAGCCGCTGCGTAAACACGCGCCGGATACCGAGTTCGATATCCGCAAGATCGATGGCATGCCGCGAGTCGACATCGCCTATGCCTATACCGGATCCGACGGTACCGCCTGCCGCGCCTTTTTGGAGGCAGGAGCCGAGGGGATCGTCTCCGCCGGTTTCGCACCCGGCTTTTGCGGCCCGGGCGACGAGGCCATCCTGCGCGAGGCGGTAGAGAAGGGCGTCGTGGTCGTGCAATCGACCCGGGCCGGCAGCGGGCGGACCTTCATGAGCACGAAGATCAAGGAATGCGGCTTCCTGATCGCGGACAACCTCAATCCGCAGAAGGCCCGCATCCTGCTCTCCCTCGCCCTCACCGTGACCAAGGACCCGGCCGAGATCGCGAGGATCTTCCAAACCTACTGA
- a CDS encoding isochorismatase family cysteine hydrolase — protein MHEIAIPQRVVDSVVARRGTAHPFADLDPSKTALIVVDLQNGFMMDGVAHALCTMAREIVPNVNKLASAVRATGGQVFWIQNTHDESCLESWSNLHAMTLPEKTAKRVESMSEGTVGHDLWADLDVKLNDTKVFKYRYSAFLPGYSDLPDILRARGLDTVLITGTVTNVCCESSARDAMMMNFKTIMVTDGNAANTDEEHNSSLVNFYLTFGDIMSTEEVIDCLNKNAAGARSAAE, from the coding sequence ATGCATGAGATCGCCATACCGCAACGCGTCGTGGACTCCGTTGTCGCTCGCCGCGGCACGGCCCATCCCTTTGCCGATCTCGATCCGTCCAAGACCGCTCTGATCGTCGTCGATCTGCAGAACGGCTTCATGATGGACGGTGTCGCTCACGCGCTCTGCACCATGGCGCGGGAAATCGTGCCGAACGTGAACAAGCTCGCCTCCGCAGTGCGGGCGACCGGCGGTCAGGTGTTCTGGATCCAGAACACCCATGACGAATCCTGCCTGGAGAGCTGGTCAAACTTGCATGCTATGACTCTGCCCGAGAAGACGGCGAAACGTGTCGAGTCGATGAGCGAGGGGACGGTCGGACACGATCTTTGGGCCGACCTCGACGTCAAACTGAACGATACCAAGGTATTCAAATACCGCTACTCCGCCTTCCTTCCCGGTTATTCCGATCTGCCGGACATCCTGCGCGCGCGGGGGCTCGACACGGTTCTGATCACCGGGACTGTTACGAATGTGTGCTGCGAGTCCTCTGCGCGCGATGCGATGATGATGAACTTCAAGACCATCATGGTGACGGACGGCAACGCCGCGAACACCGACGAGGAGCACAACAGCTCCCTCGTCAATTTCTACCTCACCTTCGGTGATATCATGAGCACCGAGGAGGTGATCGACTGCCTCAACAAGAACGCTGCGGGCGCCCGTTCCGCCGCGGAGTAA